In Microbulbifer salipaludis, a genomic segment contains:
- a CDS encoding type 1 glutamine amidotransferase domain-containing protein — MKILMVLTSHDELGDTGEKTGFWLEEFAAPYYVFVDAGAEVTLASPKGGQPPLDPKSDSDDAQTPATHRFRSDPLAQQALANTKTLDDVDTEGFDALFYPGGHGPLWDLAEDQRSIALIHGFYRSEKPVAAVCHAPGVFRHTVDENGEPLVQGRQVTGFSNSEEEAVQLTDVVPFLVEDMLKERGGKYSKGDDWQSHVCTDGLLITGQNPASSEATARALLGALS, encoded by the coding sequence ATGAAGATCCTGATGGTACTGACATCCCACGACGAACTGGGGGATACGGGCGAGAAAACCGGCTTCTGGCTGGAAGAGTTTGCCGCCCCGTATTACGTATTCGTGGACGCCGGTGCAGAAGTGACCCTGGCATCGCCCAAGGGTGGCCAGCCGCCCCTGGACCCCAAAAGTGACAGCGACGATGCGCAGACGCCGGCGACACACCGCTTTCGCAGCGACCCTCTTGCACAGCAGGCCCTCGCCAACACCAAGACACTGGATGATGTGGACACTGAAGGGTTCGACGCGCTGTTTTACCCCGGGGGCCACGGCCCGCTGTGGGATCTGGCCGAAGATCAGCGGTCTATCGCCCTTATCCACGGGTTCTATCGGTCCGAGAAACCGGTCGCGGCGGTGTGTCACGCGCCGGGGGTTTTCCGCCACACCGTGGATGAAAACGGGGAGCCACTGGTGCAGGGCCGCCAGGTCACTGGCTTCAGCAACAGTGAGGAGGAGGCGGTGCAACTGACCGACGTGGTGCCGTTTCTGGTGGAAGATATGCTCAAGGAGCGCGGCGGCAAATACTCCAAGGGGGACGACTGGCAGAGCCATGTTTGCACCGACGGTTTATTGATCACCGGCCAGAATCCGGCCTCATCCGAAGCGACGGCCCGGGCACTGCTGGGCGCCTTGTCCTGA
- the nfuA gene encoding Fe-S biogenesis protein NfuA: MSEQPQELNVTITDSAQEYLRDLLAKQDCEGIAIRMFVSNPGTPNAETCIAYSRPGEEKEGDLEMQLNGFKAYFEGRSIPYLDEARVDYSSDKMGGQLTIRAPNSRMPKVTDDSPIEDRINYVLYSDVNPGLASHGGQVSLVEVTEDHYAVLKFGGGCQGCGMVDMTLKEGVEKTLKEKIPELAGVKDITDHSDKSQAYY; encoded by the coding sequence ATGTCAGAACAACCGCAAGAATTGAACGTCACAATCACCGACTCCGCCCAGGAGTACCTGCGCGACCTGCTGGCCAAGCAGGACTGCGAGGGCATCGCCATCCGCATGTTCGTCTCCAACCCGGGGACGCCGAATGCGGAAACCTGTATCGCCTACAGCCGTCCCGGCGAGGAGAAAGAGGGTGATCTGGAGATGCAGCTGAACGGCTTCAAAGCCTACTTTGAAGGCCGCAGTATCCCGTATCTGGACGAAGCGCGGGTGGATTACTCCTCAGACAAAATGGGCGGCCAGCTCACTATCCGTGCGCCCAATTCGCGGATGCCCAAGGTCACCGATGACAGCCCGATTGAAGACCGCATCAACTACGTCCTGTACAGCGATGTTAATCCCGGCCTTGCGTCCCACGGTGGCCAGGTGAGCCTGGTGGAAGTCACCGAGGATCACTATGCGGTGCTGAAGTTTGGCGGTGGCTGCCAGGGCTGCGGCATGGTGGACATGACCCTGAAAGAGGGTGTGGAGAAAACCCTGAAAGAAAAGATTCCGGAACTGGCTGGAGTCAAAGACATTACCGACCACTCGGATAAGTCTCAAGCCTACTACTGA
- the hrpB gene encoding ATP-dependent helicase HrpB: MPDFTLPPLPITPTLPELCDALQQGNNVVLQAPPGAGKTTTVPLALLDSPWLGKRNIIMLEPRRLAARSAAARMADLLGEPVGKTVGYQIRAERKSSAQTRILVVTEGILTRLLQSDPELAATALVIFDEFHERNLQGDLALALCLQSQEVLRDDLKLLVMSATLDADTVATLLGDAPVVTSEGRAFPVEVDYLPHREVPEDTRQLTALVSRKIEALMTNEEGSLLAFLPGVREIRAVETSLRERLGGRTDIVIAPLYGDLNKQQQEAAIAPCAHGRRKVVLATNVAETSITIEGIRLVVDAGLMRESRFDPNSGMNRLVTTQISQASATQRTGRAGRLSPGRCLRLWSEATQRGMAAKNTPEILLSDLAPVMLDLAQWGVTEVDELRWLDLPPPGPTAQARALLQSLGALDRENRITDHGHAMLRLGCHPRLAHMMLLGNRLGLAEQACRLAALLSERDIFRGDLRWDRDLHKRLEALGGSHKGSGVDQGAVHRIRQQAKIWRAQLPQIDSPRPQTPDPFDITGVLLGYAYPDRIGKNRHDRERRFLLSNGRGAHFSHDDELAHVDYLVVADLDGQGRDARIQLAARISRDALYEYFDQQIARQTTVRWDDAAGRAVASQQTLLGKLVLDEQPARDLSPQLLSQALLDAIRQRGLRTLPWTREAETLIERVRFLAAHKTEFADLLDDVMLPDWSEDALLASMEAWLLPHLHGLNKLEQLRQLDLKSLLLTQLDWPTQQRLDALAPATIQVPSGSRIAIHYNECPPVLAVRLQEMFGLAQTPSILNGRYPLMIHLLSPARRPVQVTRDLASFWANTYHEVKKELRIKYQKHFWPDDPATAQATSKTKKRMND, from the coding sequence ATGCCAGATTTCACCCTCCCCCCTCTTCCCATCACCCCAACCCTGCCCGAACTGTGCGATGCATTGCAGCAGGGTAACAACGTGGTACTGCAGGCACCGCCGGGTGCCGGTAAAACCACGACGGTGCCGCTGGCGCTGCTCGATAGCCCCTGGTTGGGAAAGCGCAACATCATCATGCTGGAACCACGCCGCCTTGCTGCCCGTTCAGCGGCCGCGCGTATGGCCGACCTGCTGGGGGAGCCGGTAGGAAAAACCGTGGGTTACCAGATCCGGGCCGAGCGCAAGTCGAGCGCGCAAACCCGCATTCTTGTGGTGACCGAGGGCATCCTGACCCGCCTGCTGCAGTCAGATCCGGAGCTCGCCGCAACCGCCCTGGTGATCTTTGATGAGTTCCATGAGCGCAACCTGCAGGGGGATCTCGCACTGGCGTTGTGCCTGCAGTCGCAGGAGGTGTTACGAGACGATCTGAAGCTGCTCGTCATGTCAGCGACACTGGATGCGGACACCGTCGCCACCCTGCTGGGCGATGCCCCCGTCGTCACCAGCGAGGGCCGCGCCTTTCCGGTGGAAGTGGACTATCTACCCCACCGGGAGGTGCCGGAAGACACTCGCCAGCTCACGGCACTGGTCAGCCGCAAAATTGAAGCATTAATGACGAACGAGGAAGGCAGCCTACTGGCGTTTTTGCCGGGTGTGCGCGAGATACGCGCGGTGGAAACCAGCTTGCGGGAACGACTTGGCGGCCGCACCGATATCGTCATTGCGCCACTTTATGGCGACCTCAACAAGCAGCAACAGGAAGCCGCCATCGCACCCTGTGCCCATGGCAGGCGCAAAGTCGTGCTCGCCACCAACGTGGCCGAAACCTCTATCACCATTGAGGGTATTCGGCTGGTGGTAGACGCTGGCCTGATGCGCGAGTCCCGGTTTGATCCGAATAGCGGAATGAATCGTCTGGTCACCACGCAGATCTCCCAGGCATCCGCCACTCAACGCACCGGACGCGCCGGACGCCTCAGCCCGGGGCGCTGCCTGCGTTTGTGGAGTGAGGCCACACAGCGAGGTATGGCCGCGAAAAACACGCCGGAAATTCTTCTGAGTGATTTGGCGCCCGTGATGCTGGATTTGGCCCAGTGGGGTGTGACCGAAGTCGATGAACTGCGCTGGCTGGACCTTCCGCCTCCTGGGCCGACGGCGCAGGCGCGGGCGCTGTTACAGTCGCTGGGCGCCCTGGATAGGGAAAACCGTATCACGGACCACGGGCACGCCATGCTGCGCCTGGGCTGTCACCCGCGGCTGGCGCACATGATGCTGCTGGGCAACCGCCTTGGTCTGGCGGAGCAGGCCTGCAGGCTGGCTGCCCTGCTTTCCGAACGGGATATTTTCCGCGGTGACCTGCGCTGGGACAGAGATCTCCACAAGCGTCTGGAAGCCCTCGGCGGAAGCCACAAGGGCAGCGGCGTTGATCAGGGTGCGGTACACCGTATTCGCCAGCAGGCCAAAATCTGGCGGGCCCAGCTGCCGCAGATCGACAGCCCCCGGCCGCAGACACCAGACCCGTTCGACATCACCGGGGTACTGCTGGGGTACGCCTATCCCGACCGTATCGGAAAAAATCGCCACGACCGCGAGCGGCGCTTCCTGCTGTCCAACGGTCGCGGTGCGCATTTCTCCCACGACGACGAACTGGCCCATGTCGATTACCTGGTTGTCGCCGACCTCGATGGCCAGGGGCGCGATGCCCGTATCCAGCTGGCCGCGCGCATCTCCAGGGATGCACTGTACGAATACTTCGACCAACAGATCGCTCGGCAAACCACCGTGCGCTGGGATGATGCTGCCGGTCGCGCGGTCGCCAGCCAGCAGACTCTGCTCGGCAAGCTGGTGCTGGACGAGCAACCGGCCAGGGATCTTTCCCCCCAGTTGCTCAGCCAGGCCCTGCTCGACGCCATCCGCCAGCGAGGATTGCGCACCCTGCCGTGGACCCGGGAAGCGGAAACCCTGATCGAGCGGGTGCGCTTTCTGGCTGCGCACAAAACGGAATTTGCCGACCTGCTCGATGACGTCATGCTACCGGACTGGAGCGAGGACGCGCTGCTGGCATCGATGGAGGCATGGTTGCTGCCACACCTGCACGGCCTGAACAAACTCGAGCAACTCAGGCAGCTGGATCTCAAAAGCCTGTTGCTCACCCAGCTCGACTGGCCCACACAGCAACGGCTGGATGCCCTGGCCCCTGCAACGATTCAGGTGCCCAGCGGCTCACGCATTGCCATCCACTACAACGAGTGCCCCCCGGTGCTCGCCGTGCGCCTGCAGGAGATGTTCGGCCTCGCCCAGACCCCCAGCATACTGAATGGCCGCTACCCGCTGATGATCCACCTGCTGTCACCGGCGCGACGCCCGGTGCAGGTCACTCGCGATCTGGCCAGTTTCTGGGCAAACACCTACCACGAGGTGAAAAAAGAATTGCGCATCAAATACCAGAAGCATTTTTGGCCCGACGACCCGGCGACGGCACAGGCCACCAGCAAGACCAAGAAGCGCATGAATGATTGA
- the tmpT gene encoding thiopurine S-methyltransferase, with translation MEPEFWHDKWRRNEIGFHNSEPHPLLVQHFGALVLEKNSRIFLPLCGKTLDIPWLGQQGFQVAGVELSELAVQQLFANLALEPEVEDLGPVKLYRTEGIDIFVGDVFELTREVLGTVAAIYDRAALVALPEDVRRRYTAHLQNITGCVPQLLITFEYDQRLLPGPPFCVSSDEVAQHYQGQYRLTLLDRVPVPGGLKGKCAADELVWLLGTPSAA, from the coding sequence ATGGAACCTGAGTTCTGGCACGACAAGTGGCGTCGCAACGAGATTGGCTTCCACAATAGCGAGCCACACCCGCTACTGGTTCAGCATTTTGGCGCGTTGGTGCTGGAGAAGAATTCGCGCATATTTCTGCCGCTGTGTGGCAAAACGCTGGATATTCCCTGGCTGGGACAGCAGGGGTTTCAGGTTGCCGGTGTTGAGCTCAGCGAGCTGGCGGTGCAACAACTGTTCGCGAATCTGGCGCTCGAGCCGGAGGTCGAGGACCTGGGGCCAGTGAAACTCTACCGCACAGAAGGCATTGATATTTTCGTGGGGGATGTGTTCGAGTTGACCCGGGAGGTGCTGGGAACTGTGGCCGCCATCTACGACCGCGCCGCGCTGGTCGCACTGCCCGAAGATGTGCGCAGGCGATACACCGCGCATTTACAGAACATCACCGGTTGCGTGCCGCAGCTGCTGATTACCTTCGAATACGATCAGCGCCTTTTGCCCGGACCACCGTTCTGTGTCAGTAGTGACGAGGTGGCGCAGCACTATCAAGGTCAATACAGGTTGACCCTGCTGGATCGCGTGCCTGTTCCGGGCGGGTTGAAAGGGAAGTGTGCGGCGGACGAGCTGGTGTGGCTGCTCGGTACGCCCTCTGCTGCCTGA
- the trxC gene encoding thioredoxin TrxC, which yields MTNSNPIQILCPACAAVNRVPGHRLGDGPRCGKCREPLITGQPINGTDRNFQRMIQKSDLPVVVDFWASWCGPCQQFAPVFSQVAAELATQAMFVKLDTEANQQTASSYQIRSIPTLMLFHRGREVARLSGALPRSQFVQWLQQNLPSN from the coding sequence ATGACAAATTCCAATCCGATACAAATCCTGTGTCCCGCCTGTGCAGCCGTTAACCGGGTTCCAGGGCACCGGCTGGGGGATGGGCCCCGGTGTGGAAAATGCCGCGAGCCCCTGATTACCGGCCAGCCGATCAACGGTACAGACCGCAACTTCCAGCGCATGATCCAAAAAAGCGACCTGCCTGTGGTGGTGGATTTCTGGGCGAGCTGGTGCGGCCCCTGCCAGCAATTTGCCCCCGTGTTCAGCCAGGTAGCCGCGGAACTGGCCACACAGGCGATGTTTGTAAAACTGGACACTGAGGCCAACCAGCAGACGGCATCCAGCTACCAGATTCGCTCCATCCCGACGCTGATGCTGTTTCATCGCGGCCGGGAAGTCGCCCGCCTTTCCGGCGCGCTGCCGCGATCACAGTTTGTGCAGTGGTTGCAGCAGAACCTTCCTTCAAACTGA
- a CDS encoding DUF6632 domain-containing protein: protein MNDAQKLQYLKVALVAFGIFFIFGIYAMMMWVWPSGWGWTPRQPEYEQMIMGMYATLGVFLIRAAKDPMANASLIWFTVWSSIVHGGIMLVQAIVDETERANLLGDVPALFLVAAVLWCLMPRSARHA, encoded by the coding sequence GTGAACGATGCACAGAAACTCCAGTACCTGAAAGTGGCCCTTGTCGCCTTCGGGATCTTTTTTATCTTCGGGATCTACGCCATGATGATGTGGGTGTGGCCGTCCGGCTGGGGCTGGACACCGCGCCAACCGGAATACGAGCAGATGATTATGGGGATGTATGCGACCCTCGGTGTATTTTTAATCCGCGCAGCAAAAGACCCCATGGCCAATGCCAGCCTTATCTGGTTTACGGTATGGTCGAGTATTGTTCACGGCGGGATTATGCTGGTGCAGGCGATTGTCGACGAAACTGAACGGGCCAACCTGCTCGGTGATGTCCCCGCCCTGTTCCTGGTGGCGGCGGTGCTCTGGTGCCTGATGCCGCGTTCCGCTCGGCACGCATGA
- a CDS encoding nuclear transport factor 2 family protein, with protein MTSKAAWWLKAWVLCWAVFAQAVWASSGSAVEQAEKVVGAQLDAFHRAAAEADFDTYFNILSSDGVFIGTDATERWPAAEFKKFVRPYFSQGKGWTYVPRDRTIVLHNDVAWFDELLDSEAYGECRGSGVLVKKDGQWKIAQYNLHFPVPNDLAKSITQMIKAHQSKDG; from the coding sequence ATGACAAGCAAAGCAGCATGGTGGCTGAAGGCTTGGGTATTGTGCTGGGCGGTTTTCGCCCAGGCAGTGTGGGCCAGCTCGGGTTCAGCCGTCGAGCAGGCAGAGAAGGTAGTTGGGGCGCAACTGGATGCATTTCACCGGGCTGCTGCGGAAGCGGACTTTGATACCTACTTCAATATCTTGAGTAGCGACGGTGTATTTATCGGTACCGATGCGACAGAGCGCTGGCCCGCAGCCGAATTCAAGAAATTTGTCCGGCCCTATTTCAGTCAGGGCAAGGGCTGGACCTATGTGCCCAGGGACAGAACCATTGTGCTGCACAACGACGTTGCCTGGTTTGACGAGCTGCTCGATAGTGAAGCCTACGGAGAGTGCCGTGGGAGTGGTGTCCTGGTGAAAAAGGACGGGCAGTGGAAGATAGCCCAGTACAATTTACATTTTCCGGTACCCAATGATCTCGCCAAATCGATTACCCAAATGATCAAGGCACATCAATCGAAAGATGGGTAG
- a CDS encoding DUF2269 family protein has product MENYFLLKMVHILSAVVIAGTGTGIAFFMYMANRSSNIAAIAVTARHVVIADWLFTAPAVIIQFVTGVLLMHKLGYSFSSTWFYAVITLFLFVGICWLPVLKIQYTLKSLAETSLASGKLHQDFKKLMQYWVVLGVPAFTAILVIFWLMVFKPLPVV; this is encoded by the coding sequence TTGGAAAATTATTTTTTGCTGAAAATGGTACATATTCTCAGTGCTGTAGTCATCGCGGGGACAGGCACCGGGATTGCCTTTTTCATGTATATGGCAAACCGCTCCTCAAACATTGCTGCAATTGCAGTTACGGCGCGGCATGTTGTAATAGCTGACTGGTTATTTACCGCACCGGCTGTGATCATCCAATTTGTGACCGGCGTATTACTGATGCACAAACTTGGATACTCATTTTCATCCACGTGGTTTTATGCGGTTATTACGTTGTTTTTGTTTGTTGGCATCTGCTGGCTTCCGGTGCTCAAGATTCAATATACGCTGAAGTCACTTGCAGAGACATCACTGGCCTCTGGCAAGCTACATCAAGACTTCAAGAAGTTAATGCAGTATTGGGTTGTATTGGGCGTACCGGCATTCACCGCAATTTTGGTTATTTTTTGGCTGATGGTGTTCAAGCCGCTTCCGGTTGTTTAG
- a CDS encoding PHB depolymerase family esterase, with protein MSSAGSWQQNQSIGGFNAVHVYTPDSVSGIGNGRALLIVLHGCSQPINNFLTANLEVAAEQYGMVIAVPDAMNKAGFSCWSYWQGTKSRSSGDYKNLISLANAMSGDSARNIDPDQVYIAGLSSGAAFANTTACLAPDVFAGMGISAGPSIGTSSNGALGPCEQADVTARCNSYAGSYKSHFATQIASIAHGDADTTVNQCYNQQNSDGMAGVYGVEKLSGTNTVSEGSSRTAEETLWKDGRVSMLWLNDVDHAWSGGEGASGGYISPNSINYAAYLGQYFSANNQRVDRNTGPVIENLATSDNNGLLTISGNALDAEGSVASVVITVSNIDGGSPVLVETLSVPSVDAAGFFTATSSTLADGLYEVRAVATDNEGAEGDAVSITSRIGPEPPATAPVLSDTAASVSGQCATVTGTVVDANQNLDTVVVAFASGSVNASISGNSYSAEGCNLPGGENTATVTATDTTPLSSQDSVSFTIDAGQTGDYNFHISAGHITWGVGYSACYLAFGTSPFTMREYPSGSDCQWIADGDSSCAGPVQACSTGGGEPTTDTDGDGVEDTLDNCPNTANADQADNDNDGIGNACDSTPDGEPVDTDGDGVTDAVDNCPAIANADQLDNDNDGIGNACDSTPDGDVACTEYTANNYNHVQAGRATTDGSYAYAVGSGDNLGLYNLFVTSTLAETAAGYYVQGNCP; from the coding sequence ATGAGCAGCGCAGGCAGCTGGCAACAAAACCAGTCTATCGGCGGCTTTAATGCGGTGCACGTATATACGCCGGACTCGGTCTCCGGGATTGGCAACGGCCGGGCGCTGCTGATTGTGCTGCACGGATGCTCGCAGCCGATCAACAACTTTCTCACCGCGAATCTGGAAGTGGCGGCGGAGCAGTACGGTATGGTGATCGCCGTACCGGACGCCATGAACAAGGCCGGATTTAGCTGCTGGTCGTACTGGCAGGGTACCAAGTCGCGCTCGTCGGGCGATTACAAAAACCTGATTTCACTGGCCAACGCCATGAGTGGCGATTCAGCCCGCAATATCGATCCGGACCAGGTGTATATCGCCGGCCTGTCTTCCGGTGCCGCCTTTGCCAATACCACCGCCTGCCTGGCGCCGGATGTGTTTGCCGGTATGGGGATCAGCGCGGGACCGAGCATCGGCACCTCCTCCAATGGCGCCCTGGGCCCCTGCGAGCAGGCAGACGTCACCGCACGCTGTAACAGCTACGCGGGTAGCTATAAAAGTCACTTTGCTACGCAAATCGCCTCCATCGCCCACGGCGATGCGGACACCACGGTCAACCAGTGCTACAACCAGCAGAACTCCGACGGCATGGCCGGGGTGTACGGGGTCGAAAAATTATCCGGTACCAATACCGTGAGTGAGGGCAGCAGCCGGACCGCGGAGGAAACCCTGTGGAAAGACGGACGGGTTTCCATGCTGTGGCTGAACGATGTGGATCATGCCTGGTCGGGCGGCGAAGGTGCCTCCGGTGGTTACATTTCACCGAACAGCATCAACTACGCCGCCTACCTTGGCCAGTACTTCAGCGCCAACAACCAGCGGGTAGACCGCAATACCGGCCCTGTCATCGAAAACCTGGCGACCAGCGACAACAACGGCCTGCTCACCATCAGTGGCAATGCACTGGATGCAGAGGGTAGCGTGGCAAGTGTCGTCATCACCGTCAGCAATATCGACGGTGGCTCCCCGGTGCTGGTCGAAACACTGAGTGTCCCGTCCGTGGATGCTGCGGGCTTCTTCACCGCAACCAGTTCCACACTGGCGGACGGGCTCTACGAAGTACGCGCCGTTGCCACCGACAATGAAGGCGCAGAGGGTGATGCGGTGAGCATTACCTCCCGCATAGGCCCGGAACCCCCGGCAACAGCACCGGTACTCAGCGACACAGCTGCCAGTGTTAGCGGGCAGTGCGCCACGGTCACCGGCACCGTGGTAGACGCAAACCAGAACCTGGACACCGTGGTGGTCGCATTTGCCAGCGGTAGCGTCAACGCCAGCATCTCTGGCAACAGTTACTCGGCCGAGGGCTGCAACCTCCCCGGGGGCGAAAACACGGCCACCGTAACCGCCACTGACACCACCCCACTCTCCAGTCAGGACAGCGTGAGTTTCACCATCGATGCAGGCCAGACCGGTGACTACAACTTCCACATCAGTGCCGGCCATATCACCTGGGGCGTGGGTTACTCGGCCTGCTACCTGGCATTTGGCACCAGCCCGTTCACCATGCGCGAGTATCCTTCCGGCAGCGACTGCCAGTGGATTGCCGATGGCGACAGCAGTTGCGCCGGCCCGGTGCAAGCCTGCTCTACTGGCGGCGGCGAGCCGACGACCGACACCGATGGAGATGGTGTGGAAGACACACTGGACAACTGCCCCAACACCGCCAACGCCGATCAGGCAGACAACGACAACGATGGTATCGGTAATGCCTGTGACAGCACCCCGGACGGCGAGCCAGTGGATACGGATGGCGACGGCGTAACCGATGCCGTGGACAACTGCCCCGCTATCGCCAATGCGGACCAGCTGGATAACGACAATGACGGTATCGGCAACGCCTGCGACAGCACCCCGGACGGCGATGTAGCGTGCACCGAATACACCGCCAACAACTACAACCACGTACAGGCAGGCCGTGCCACCACCGACGGCAGTTACGCCTACGCGGTCGGCTCCGGTGACAACCTGGGTCTGTACAATCTGTTTGTGACCAGCACACTTGCGGAAACGGCTGCGGGTTACTATGTGCAGGGTAACTGCCCCTAG
- a CDS encoding YbcC family protein — MSVVSLISRTSSTNPVAQAVKSACASVAPSWPLDQMIAVNPYWQQIHAPFSETSAKLAALSGIRSVMPHTHWLTLYRKGEITDQALKAVIQRRKLAMSPAQCVALLEDPPARPAQWQTLAALFDQHRDESQMCWRDELLYQASQFCAAYFQSDSPVERVENASAGEALFRSWRLAINRDAGIGILMGTRSLKPILQALPDSMEALIEQATDALGIEADNAECYFQSLLFGINGWASYLAYRSWHQATDEMQGLLAITLAWEWIIWQYAEKHQPDIAAQVRLRWQTERLQLEQKIQQHYDHETLLWICFEAFEYKQQQRMQSLLLQGKTTPVTSEVEVQALFCIDVRSEVVRRALESQSPTIQTLGYAGFFGMPIHYQPEHTSVQRPQMPGLITTGITVSERQTSPTRIRPYQQGAAWKSWSQSPIGGFSMVESAGWWYAFKMLKNMWLPSPSEQPMNRLSHHHDWVLNENGNPLDLDHCTALAAGALRTIGIKHFAPTVLLIGHTSETANNLHAAGLECGACGGQSGEVNVRVLATLLNREDIRVQLNDQGFNIPANTRFIPGLHNTTTDDVTCFDDTLPGKLQHWLTSARSAAQSERARHFPGGLALESDKKRNRLFKRRGRDWSQVQPEWGLAGNRALIMAPRAWTRGIDLDGRCFLHDYIWQQDDERKVLEQLMTAPMIVTNWINMQYNASVTDNTKFGSGNKVLHNAVGNNIGVFEGNSGDLRIGLSKQSLHNGEQWMHIPERLSVYIAAPRQAIAEVVAKHDMLRNLIDNDWLYLFSWKQHGTIDRYYQGAWHQSAGHCM, encoded by the coding sequence ATGTCCGTTGTCAGTCTCATTTCTCGAACCTCTTCTACGAATCCGGTTGCACAGGCCGTCAAAAGTGCCTGTGCATCCGTGGCACCCAGCTGGCCCCTCGATCAGATGATCGCGGTCAATCCATACTGGCAACAGATACACGCGCCATTTAGCGAAACCTCGGCCAAACTTGCCGCCCTGTCGGGTATCCGCTCGGTGATGCCCCACACGCACTGGCTGACGCTCTACCGCAAAGGGGAGATCACCGATCAGGCACTGAAAGCGGTTATTCAGCGACGCAAACTGGCAATGTCGCCAGCGCAATGTGTGGCACTCCTGGAGGACCCGCCTGCGCGGCCGGCGCAGTGGCAAACACTGGCCGCGCTGTTCGATCAGCACCGCGACGAATCCCAAATGTGCTGGCGTGACGAGCTGCTGTATCAAGCCAGCCAGTTCTGCGCGGCCTATTTTCAGTCCGACAGTCCGGTTGAGCGCGTCGAGAATGCCAGTGCAGGCGAAGCGCTGTTTCGCAGCTGGCGGCTGGCAATTAATCGCGATGCCGGTATCGGCATTCTCATGGGTACGCGGAGCCTGAAACCCATCTTGCAGGCTCTCCCCGACTCCATGGAAGCGTTGATCGAGCAGGCCACGGACGCGCTGGGCATCGAGGCCGACAATGCGGAGTGCTATTTCCAGTCTCTGCTATTTGGCATCAACGGCTGGGCGTCTTATCTCGCGTACCGATCCTGGCATCAGGCGACCGATGAAATGCAGGGGCTGCTGGCGATCACGCTGGCGTGGGAATGGATCATCTGGCAGTACGCGGAAAAGCATCAACCGGACATCGCCGCGCAAGTGCGCTTGCGGTGGCAAACCGAGCGCCTGCAGCTCGAGCAAAAAATCCAGCAACATTACGACCATGAAACCCTGCTGTGGATTTGCTTCGAGGCATTTGAATACAAGCAGCAACAGCGCATGCAATCCCTGCTGCTGCAAGGCAAGACCACCCCGGTCACTTCAGAGGTGGAGGTGCAGGCGCTGTTTTGTATCGATGTGCGTTCGGAAGTTGTCCGCCGGGCACTGGAGTCACAGAGCCCGACCATCCAGACTCTGGGCTATGCGGGCTTCTTCGGCATGCCCATCCATTACCAGCCTGAGCACACAAGCGTCCAGCGGCCACAAATGCCAGGCCTGATTACCACGGGTATTACTGTCAGCGAACGTCAAACGTCGCCGACCCGCATCCGCCCCTACCAGCAGGGCGCGGCGTGGAAAAGCTGGAGCCAGTCCCCTATTGGCGGTTTCTCCATGGTGGAGTCCGCCGGCTGGTGGTATGCCTTCAAGATGCTGAAAAACATGTGGCTACCCTCCCCCTCGGAACAGCCCATGAATCGCCTTAGCCACCACCACGACTGGGTACTGAACGAGAATGGCAACCCGCTCGACCTCGACCACTGCACGGCGCTGGCCGCCGGCGCTTTGCGCACCATCGGCATCAAACACTTTGCGCCGACGGTACTGTTGATCGGGCACACCAGTGAAACGGCCAACAATCTGCACGCAGCCGGGCTGGAATGTGGGGCCTGTGGCGGCCAGTCCGGTGAAGTGAATGTGCGGGTATTGGCCACACTGTTGAACCGCGAGGACATCCGCGTACAGCTGAATGATCAGGGCTTCAATATTCCCGCCAACACACGCTTCATTCCTGGATTGCACAACACCACTACCGACGATGTGACCTGCTTTGACGACACACTGCCGGGCAAACTCCAGCACTGGCTGACCAGTGCCCGCAGCGCGGCGCAAAGCGAGCGTGCGCGACACTTTCCCGGGGGCCTTGCGCTGGAGTCCGATAAAAAACGCAACCGCCTGTTCAAGCGTCGCGGCAGAGACTGGTCGCAGGTTCAGCCCGAATGGGGTTTGGCCGGCAACCGCGCGCTGATCATGGCACCGCGCGCGTGGACACGGGGTATCGACCTGGATGGGCGCTGCTTCCTGCACGACTACATCTGGCAACAAGATGATGAGCGCAAGGTGCTGGAGCAGCTGATGACGGCGCCGATGATCGTCACCAACTGGATCAATATGCAATACAACGCCTCGGTGACCGACAACACCAAGTTTGGTAGTGGCAATAAAGTCCTGCACAACGCCGTAGGCAACAACATTGGTGTATTTGAAGGAAACAGCGGAGACCTGCGCATCGGGCTTTCCAAACAGTCTCTGCATAACGGCGAACAGTGGATGCACATCCCGGAGCGGTTGAGTGTCTACATCGCTGCGCCACGCCAGGCCATTGCCGAGGTGGTCGCCAAACATGACATGCTGAGAAACCTGATCGACAACGACTGGCTGTACCTGTTCAGCTGGAAACAACACGGCACCATTGATCGCTACTACCAAGGTGCCTGGCATCAGTCTGCAGGGCATTGCATGTAA